A region from the Streptosporangium sp. NBC_01756 genome encodes:
- a CDS encoding carbohydrate ABC transporter permease has translation MATHVQESHAPSAAPMRRGRKRNVRAPQPGRLPGQRWYTPYLFSLPALILFGVFFAWPAVTAIQLSFFKWDAISQPIFVGLDNFARLASDDRFWTGLGNSLLFLVGMFPLLVVIPLLLAVLLNQKLPGIKTFRMLYYLPVVTSMVAVGVAWEYVFNQQGVLNWILTGFGILDQPIQYLLDPVWALPALVLVEGWKSMGVFMMVYLAGLQTIPTNLYEAAKVDGASAWHRLRHITVPLIVPYIAVTLTMEMLEAMQVFTSVYVMTQGGPQDSTLTLGYYIWSAAFQKYDMGYASAMGLVLWILLVLMALANYRITKGRTVTP, from the coding sequence ATGGCCACACACGTACAAGAGAGCCACGCGCCTTCGGCGGCCCCGATGCGGCGTGGCCGCAAACGCAATGTCCGAGCGCCGCAGCCCGGCAGGCTGCCGGGGCAACGCTGGTATACGCCTTACCTGTTCTCACTGCCGGCTCTGATCCTGTTCGGGGTCTTCTTCGCATGGCCGGCGGTCACCGCGATCCAGCTGTCGTTCTTCAAGTGGGATGCGATCTCCCAGCCGATCTTCGTCGGCCTGGACAACTTCGCCCGGCTCGCGAGCGACGACAGGTTCTGGACCGGCCTGGGCAATTCGCTGCTGTTCCTGGTGGGGATGTTCCCGCTGCTCGTCGTCATCCCGCTGCTGCTCGCCGTACTCCTCAACCAGAAACTGCCGGGCATCAAGACGTTCCGGATGCTCTACTACCTGCCCGTCGTGACCTCGATGGTCGCGGTCGGCGTCGCCTGGGAGTACGTCTTCAACCAGCAGGGCGTGCTCAACTGGATCCTCACCGGCTTCGGCATCCTCGACCAGCCGATCCAGTATCTCCTCGACCCCGTGTGGGCGCTGCCCGCCCTCGTCCTCGTCGAGGGCTGGAAGAGCATGGGCGTCTTCATGATGGTCTATCTCGCCGGGCTGCAGACCATCCCCACGAACCTCTACGAGGCCGCCAAGGTCGACGGCGCCTCGGCCTGGCACCGGCTGCGCCACATCACGGTCCCGCTGATCGTCCCCTATATCGCGGTCACGCTGACCATGGAGATGCTCGAGGCGATGCAGGTCTTCACGTCCGTCTACGTGATGACCCAGGGCGGCCCCCAGGACTCCACCCTCACGCTCGGCTACTACATCTGGTCGGCGGCCTTCCAGAAGTACGACATGGGTTACGCCAGCGCCATGGGCCTCGTCCTGTGGATCCTTCTGGTCCTCATGGCGCTCGCCAACTACCGGATCACCAAGGGAAGGACGGTCACGCCATGA